The Fusobacterium necrophorum subsp. necrophorum genome has a window encoding:
- a CDS encoding GntP family permease, with protein sequence MTLGVIGIVISLVLLMYLAYRGISVLILAPILACLAAFLGGGSHLLATYTEVFMTSLGGYVRNYFPIFLLGAIFGKVMEDTGCAKAIAYFICEKLGKERAILAVVLSCAILTYGGVSLFVVAFAVYPVAVELYRESQIPKRFIPASIAIGAFTFTMTALPGTPQIQNAIPMKFFGTDVYAAPVLGIIASAIMLFGGLAWVQLRARNAMAQGEGYGKHENEKITKLDVSNLPSFFIAILPILLVLVVSFILSREIFPAMDLSYLESEYSTEAKKVVGNWSLIISLFLAIVIAIITNIKRMNHVVKTLSDGVQGSLLAIMNTASEVGYGNVIAGLAAFTVVKGALLGLSSNPLISEAVSVSSLAGITGSASGGLSIALGALGSTYLQQAQELGISPEVLHRIAAIACGGLDTMPHNGAVITLLGVTGLTHRESYADIGMCTVVIPTISVIFCVIFATLGVV encoded by the coding sequence ATGACTTTAGGAGTAATAGGAATTGTTATATCATTAGTATTATTGATGTATTTGGCATATCGAGGAATTTCCGTATTAATATTGGCACCTATTTTAGCATGTTTGGCAGCTTTTTTAGGCGGAGGAAGTCACTTGTTGGCTACATACACGGAAGTTTTCATGACAAGTTTAGGAGGATATGTTAGAAATTATTTTCCCATCTTTTTATTAGGAGCTATTTTTGGGAAGGTAATGGAGGATACGGGTTGTGCAAAAGCGATTGCTTATTTTATTTGTGAAAAATTAGGAAAAGAGAGAGCTATCTTGGCTGTTGTATTATCCTGTGCTATTTTGACTTATGGAGGAGTTTCCTTATTTGTAGTGGCATTCGCAGTTTATCCTGTGGCGGTGGAATTGTATCGGGAAAGTCAAATTCCTAAAAGGTTTATTCCGGCTTCCATTGCGATTGGAGCTTTCACTTTTACTATGACTGCTTTACCGGGAACACCGCAAATTCAAAATGCAATTCCGATGAAATTTTTTGGGACGGATGTGTATGCTGCACCTGTTTTAGGAATTATTGCTTCTGCCATTATGTTGTTCGGAGGCTTGGCATGGGTACAATTGAGAGCAAGAAATGCTATGGCACAAGGAGAAGGATACGGAAAGCATGAAAATGAGAAAATTACAAAATTAGATGTATCAAATCTTCCTTCTTTTTTCATTGCAATTTTACCTATTCTTCTAGTGTTGGTCGTGAGTTTTATTTTATCGAGAGAAATTTTTCCTGCTATGGATTTGTCTTATTTAGAATCGGAATATAGTACGGAAGCAAAAAAAGTAGTTGGAAACTGGAGTTTGATTATTTCTTTATTTTTAGCTATTGTAATTGCCATTATAACCAATATCAAGAGAATGAATCATGTGGTAAAGACTTTAAGTGATGGAGTACAGGGATCTTTGTTGGCAATCATGAATACAGCTTCTGAGGTAGGATACGGAAATGTGATTGCAGGATTGGCAGCTTTTACAGTTGTAAAGGGAGCATTGCTGGGATTGTCTTCTAATCCTTTGATTTCAGAAGCGGTATCAGTATCTTCCCTAGCAGGAATTACCGGGTCGGCTTCCGGAGGATTGAGTATTGCATTGGGAGCTTTGGGAAGTACATATTTACAACAAGCTCAAGAATTGGGAATATCTCCGGAAGTACTTCATAGAATTGCTGCAATTGCATGCGGTGGTTTGGATACTATGCCTCACAATGGAGCCGTGATTACCTTATTAGGTGTAACGGGCTTAACTCACCGTGAATCTTATGCGGATATTGGAATGTGTACGGTTGTTATCCCTACTATTTCCGTGATTTTCTGTGTAATTTTTGCAACACTTGGAGTCGTTTAA
- a CDS encoding PTS transporter subunit EIIC: MTNLELAKKMIEKLGGNENISQATNCMTRLRVDVKNVNLVKVEELKALEGVLGLMVADNHYQVILGPGKVQKIADICFGELGLAKHTASWEENKEAMKAKQSQNMLQRTLKSIASIFAPLIPAIIAAGLLNGFGSLIAQLMKNGTLSESFQIVQLFFTLIGGGFLGYFAIYTGIRSAEVFGATPALGGIIGGMSIGANIVAISKILGLFNETTPLESILTTGKGGIIGVIFGVWVLAKVEKFLRKRIPDVLELVLTPFLSMLLTGLIFVFVIMPLAGYVSDGLVFVLSLIINSPIPTVRIISGFVLSALFLPMVLLGLHHGLIPIYAVQLSEMGGVSLFPVLAMAGAGQVGAAIAIYIMAKRVGNKKLMGIITGALPAGFLGVGEPLIYGVTLPLFVPFITAGLGAGFGGAYVTLTQVMSTAWGPSGLVAIPLMSTPGGMKNYFIGLIIAYIAGFIVTKLVMKEESVKNL; the protein is encoded by the coding sequence ATGACTAATTTGGAATTGGCAAAAAAAATGATTGAAAAGTTGGGAGGAAATGAAAATATTTCTCAAGCAACAAATTGTATGACTCGTTTGAGAGTCGATGTAAAAAATGTTAATCTTGTGAAAGTAGAAGAATTAAAAGCACTTGAAGGTGTTTTAGGGCTTATGGTAGCTGACAATCATTATCAAGTGATATTGGGACCGGGAAAAGTTCAAAAAATAGCAGATATTTGTTTTGGAGAACTGGGTCTAGCAAAACATACTGCAAGCTGGGAAGAAAATAAAGAAGCTATGAAGGCAAAACAAAGTCAAAATATGCTGCAAAGAACATTAAAGTCCATAGCCAGTATATTTGCTCCATTGATACCTGCAATTATAGCAGCCGGGCTACTGAATGGTTTTGGAAGTTTAATTGCTCAACTTATGAAGAATGGGACTTTATCTGAATCATTTCAAATAGTTCAGTTATTCTTTACTTTAATCGGTGGAGGTTTCCTCGGATATTTTGCAATTTATACCGGTATCCGTTCTGCCGAAGTATTTGGAGCAACTCCGGCTTTAGGTGGAATTATCGGTGGAATGAGTATAGGTGCCAATATTGTAGCAATCTCTAAAATATTAGGACTATTTAACGAAACAACACCACTGGAATCTATATTAACCACCGGAAAAGGTGGAATTATTGGTGTGATTTTTGGAGTTTGGGTATTAGCTAAAGTTGAAAAATTTTTAAGAAAGAGAATTCCTGATGTTTTAGAGTTAGTACTAACACCATTTTTATCAATGTTACTAACAGGTTTAATCTTTGTATTTGTAATAATGCCGCTTGCCGGATATGTTAGCGATGGATTGGTTTTTGTTTTAAGTCTTATTATAAATTCCCCTATCCCCACCGTTAGAATCATAAGCGGGTTTGTACTGTCTGCTCTTTTCTTACCGATGGTGTTATTAGGATTACATCATGGTTTAATACCTATTTATGCTGTTCAATTAAGTGAAATGGGAGGAGTTTCTTTATTCCCTGTGCTTGCTATGGCAGGAGCAGGGCAAGTTGGAGCTGCTATTGCTATATATATAATGGCAAAGAGAGTTGGAAATAAAAAACTTATGGGAATAATTACAGGAGCCTTACCCGCAGGTTTCTTAGGAGTTGGAGAACCATTAATATACGGAGTTACATTACCTTTGTTTGTGCCGTTTATAACTGCGGGATTAGGAGCAGGGTTTGGTGGAGCTTATGTAACGTTGACTCAAGTGATGTCAACGGCTTGGGGACCAAGTGGACTGGTAGCAATCCCTCTTATGTCAACTCCCGGTGGAATGAAAAATTACTTTATAGGACTTATTATTGCATATATTGCAGGCTTTATTGTTACAAAACTCGTAATGAAAGAAGAAAGTGTTAAAAATTTATAG
- a CDS encoding P63C domain-containing protein, with translation MKTHFKVTHSGNLFIGEKEINCAVLENGQRIITQSSIYKVFGKTRRGSQRDEKTVLPNFVTSKNLLAFIDTDTKKTFEEVEYLTKTGKTATGYKAEVIPCICDIIIEAHNRGALNQSQQVLYEQSMILLRALAKVGITALIDEATGFQNDRQAQELQNLLVKFIGEDLLKWQKRFPNQFYKEMFRLHKWDYDPNSTKRPGYAGAFTMKYVYDLFPKKVMEIIKRENPKTISNNHLYRHHQFLSVDIGIPELDRHISKLLGVMALSDDVEDFEKKFKKAFAIELERIKEEKTTKK, from the coding sequence ATGAAAACACATTTTAAAGTAACACATAGTGGTAATTTATTTATAGGAGAAAAAGAAATTAATTGTGCAGTATTAGAAAATGGACAAAGAATTATTACCCAAAGTAGTATTTATAAAGTTTTTGGTAAAACTAGAAGAGGAAGTCAAAGAGATGAGAAAACAGTACTTCCTAACTTCGTAACTTCTAAAAATTTACTAGCTTTCATAGATACTGATACAAAAAAAACATTTGAAGAAGTTGAATATTTAACGAAAACAGGGAAGACTGCGACAGGATATAAAGCTGAAGTTATCCCTTGCATATGTGATATAATAATAGAAGCACACAATAGAGGAGCGCTGAATCAATCACAACAAGTACTTTATGAGCAATCTATGATATTGCTAAGAGCATTAGCAAAAGTGGGAATTACGGCATTAATTGACGAGGCTACAGGCTTTCAAAATGATAGACAGGCTCAGGAATTACAAAATTTATTGGTTAAATTTATTGGAGAGGATTTATTAAAATGGCAAAAAAGATTTCCAAACCAATTTTACAAAGAAATGTTTAGGCTTCATAAGTGGGATTATGATCCAAATTCAACAAAAAGGCCTGGATATGCAGGAGCTTTCACTATGAAATATGTATATGATCTATTTCCAAAAAAAGTTATGGAAATAATAAAAAGAGAAAATCCGAAGACAATATCAAACAATCATTTGTATAGACACCATCAATTTTTAAGTGTAGATATAGGGATTCCTGAATTAGATAGACACATTTCAAAATTACTAGGTGTAATGGCTTTATCTGATGATGTTGAAGATTTTGAAAAGAAATTTAAAAAAGCATTTGCTATTGAATTAGAAAGAATAAAAGAAGAAAAAACAACTAAAAAATAA
- a CDS encoding TetR/AcrR family transcriptional regulator, producing the protein MKKGKKKKIIDSAIQLFSQKNYEAVSIVEICRNAEVSNGIFYTYFKDKTDLFCFLLQETSVRINAYFQNIEGNSIFERLTSFIKINLSLTKEEFPLIKVYREGQYKFLEYEKNLKLVYHEALEKVYQRPLDKYEHFFLMSGIRYINIFYTTKELTVDVPFLAKTLLYGLSEPLKLNISELDDSSFYLRVPFNSSNIRCTFLNSGLEILKTTSFSSFRIQDLVEKVNLSTGTFYNYFRDKEDFLKIILFRIRKQVFYFLKDNYRQEQTTLDNYLTFLYLLFEYYKDSPFKYSLIRELELIYPKVYSQFVEEDIHFYIKNLLGDLFLNFQKKQLIAVLLLGYSHYMGIDFFYTGNFTKRDKFLKNLLFYLQNGIEE; encoded by the coding sequence ATGAAAAAAGGGAAAAAAAAGAAAATAATAGACTCCGCAATTCAGCTTTTCAGTCAAAAAAATTATGAAGCTGTATCTATTGTTGAGATTTGTAGAAATGCCGAAGTATCTAACGGTATTTTTTATACTTATTTTAAGGATAAAACGGATTTGTTTTGCTTTTTACTTCAAGAAACTTCGGTTAGAATCAATGCATATTTTCAGAATATAGAGGGAAATAGTATCTTCGAAAGATTAACGTCTTTCATCAAAATCAATTTATCGTTAACAAAGGAAGAATTTCCTTTAATTAAAGTTTATCGAGAAGGACAATATAAGTTTTTAGAATATGAAAAAAATTTAAAGCTCGTTTATCATGAAGCATTGGAGAAAGTTTATCAAAGACCTTTGGATAAATATGAGCATTTTTTTTTGATGTCCGGAATTCGATATATCAATATTTTCTATACTACAAAAGAACTGACTGTCGATGTCCCTTTTTTGGCTAAAACATTATTGTACGGTCTGTCAGAACCGCTTAAACTGAATATTTCCGAGTTGGACGATTCTTCTTTTTATCTAAGAGTTCCTTTTAACAGCTCCAATATTCGATGTACTTTCTTGAATTCCGGATTGGAAATCTTAAAAACGACATCGTTCTCCTCTTTCAGAATTCAGGACCTTGTAGAAAAAGTGAATTTGTCTACCGGAACTTTCTATAACTATTTCAGAGATAAAGAGGATTTTTTAAAAATTATTTTATTCCGTATAAGAAAGCAAGTTTTTTACTTTTTAAAAGATAACTATCGTCAAGAACAAACTACCTTGGATAATTATCTTACTTTTCTGTATCTATTGTTTGAATATTATAAGGACAGTCCTTTTAAATATAGCCTGATACGGGAGTTGGAACTCATTTATCCTAAGGTGTACAGTCAATTTGTAGAAGAGGATATCCATTTCTACATCAAAAACTTGCTCGGGGATTTATTTTTGAATTTTCAAAAAAAACAACTGATTGCGGTACTATTACTAGGGTATTCTCACTATATGGGAATTGATTTTTTTTACACAGGAAATTTCACTAAAAGAGATAAATTTTTAAAAAATTTATTATTCTATCTACAAAACGGAATTGAAGAATAA
- a CDS encoding MaoC family dehydratase — MKFEDLKIGMKDSITKTITETDVILYSGITLDVNPAHLNEEHAKKTMFKKRIAHGMLTAGLISAVLGTKLPGEGTIYMGQEIAFTAPVYFGDTITANVEIIELIPEKKRVLLSTVCTNQDGVVVLSGKAKVMKA; from the coding sequence ATGAAATTTGAAGATTTGAAAATAGGAATGAAAGATAGTATTACAAAAACAATTACAGAAACGGATGTCATCTTATATTCCGGAATTACACTTGATGTAAATCCCGCTCATTTAAATGAAGAGCATGCAAAAAAAACAATGTTTAAAAAGAGAATTGCTCATGGTATGTTGACAGCCGGTTTAATTTCTGCTGTTCTAGGAACAAAATTACCCGGAGAAGGTACTATTTATATGGGGCAAGAAATTGCTTTTACAGCACCTGTTTATTTTGGAGATACGATTACTGCAAATGTAGAAATTATAGAGCTTATTCCGGAGAAGAAAAGAGTTTTATTATCTACGGTTTGTACCAATCAAGACGGAGTGGTTGTGTTAAGCGGAAAAGCAAAGGTAATGAAAGCATAA
- the murQ gene encoding N-acetylmuramic acid 6-phosphate etherase: MIDLSKMTTEKRNPNSSNLSSLSIREAIELMNHEDYKVVDCVKEQISNIENVIQICTKALQKKGRIIYIGAGTSGRLGLLDAVECPPTFGVDYNTVVGLIAGGERAFIKAVEGAEDSKEQAVEDLKGINFSKEDVLVGIAASGRTPYVIGAINYAKEIFAEVCAVVCNKNSEISKICKNIIEVEVGPEILTGSTRLKAGTATKMVLNMISTISMVNIGKVYKNYMVDVKTSNQKLMLRAKNIVKEVTGCSEEEANFVLEKSEGSAKIAIVMLLFNCDVNKAKEKLEKVNGRIQDLKRSDHYD; this comes from the coding sequence ATGATTGATTTAAGTAAGATGACAACTGAAAAAAGAAATCCGAATTCTTCAAACTTAAGCAGCTTAAGTATAAGAGAAGCAATAGAATTAATGAATCATGAAGATTACAAAGTTGTAGATTGTGTGAAAGAACAGATAAGTAACATTGAAAATGTGATTCAAATTTGCACAAAAGCTCTACAAAAAAAAGGTAGAATAATTTATATAGGAGCCGGAACCAGTGGGAGACTAGGTCTACTTGATGCCGTGGAGTGTCCACCTACCTTTGGTGTTGATTATAATACGGTAGTAGGCTTAATTGCCGGTGGGGAAAGGGCTTTTATAAAAGCGGTGGAAGGAGCGGAGGACTCTAAAGAGCAAGCAGTGGAAGATCTAAAAGGTATAAATTTTTCAAAAGAGGATGTGCTGGTTGGAATAGCTGCCAGTGGAAGAACTCCTTATGTTATAGGGGCAATAAATTATGCGAAAGAAATTTTTGCCGAAGTATGTGCAGTGGTATGCAATAAGAATAGTGAAATTAGTAAAATTTGTAAAAATATTATTGAAGTAGAAGTAGGACCGGAAATTTTAACCGGCTCTACTCGACTGAAAGCAGGTACGGCAACTAAAATGGTTTTGAATATGATAAGTACGATATCTATGGTAAATATAGGAAAAGTATATAAAAACTATATGGTTGATGTAAAAACTTCTAATCAAAAATTAATGCTTAGAGCTAAAAATATCGTGAAAGAAGTAACTGGATGTAGCGAAGAAGAAGCAAATTTTGTACTTGAGAAATCAGAGGGGAGTGCAAAAATAGCAATTGTTATGTTACTTTTCAATTGTGATGTAAATAAGGCGAAGGAGAAGCTGGAGAAGGTGAATGGAAGAATACAGGATTTGAAAAGGAGTGATCATTATGACTAA
- a CDS encoding aspartate ammonia-lyase, with translation MTFRLESDSIGSLQVPSEAYYGVQTLRAKNNFFITGYRLNPIFISSLAYVKKAAAICNMEAETIQEDVAKAIIQAADEIISGKFRDQFITDVIQGGAGTSMNMNMNEVIANRANELLGGALGTYDKVHPNDHVNFGQSTNDVVPTSGKLTIQFLLRDLLKNLEDLYSTFQSKATQYDHIIKMGRTHLQDAVPIRVGQEFRAFSGPVKRDIERLKSAMYELSFVNMGATAVGTGLNADINYIQRVVEVLSEVTGFSFSQCEDLVDGTRNLDSFVYLSSILKTCAVNLSKTANDIRLMSSGPKAGIAELILPQEQPGSSIMPGKVNPVIPEVMNQVCFQIFGNDVTITKAAEAGQLELNVFEPVLFFNLFQSIQILTNGIRTFIDNCIAGIQVNEEDCKYWLTRSVGVVTALSPHIGYKVAAEIAKLSLKTGKPVYDLVLEQGLLEKEKLDIILNPFEMTKPGIAGKELLKHD, from the coding sequence ATGACTTTTCGATTAGAAAGTGATTCGATTGGAAGCTTACAAGTTCCTAGTGAAGCCTATTATGGAGTACAAACTTTACGAGCAAAAAATAATTTTTTTATTACCGGTTATCGCCTAAATCCTATTTTTATTTCTTCGTTAGCCTATGTGAAGAAAGCGGCGGCCATTTGTAATATGGAGGCAGAAACCATTCAAGAAGACGTTGCAAAAGCTATCATTCAGGCAGCAGATGAAATTATATCCGGAAAATTTAGGGATCAATTTATTACCGATGTGATTCAGGGGGGAGCGGGAACCTCTATGAATATGAATATGAATGAAGTCATCGCGAATCGTGCAAATGAACTCTTGGGAGGAGCTCTTGGAACTTACGATAAGGTTCATCCGAATGACCATGTAAATTTTGGTCAATCTACAAATGATGTGGTTCCAACCTCCGGAAAATTAACAATCCAATTTTTATTACGAGATTTACTAAAAAATCTGGAAGATTTGTATTCCACTTTTCAATCCAAGGCAACACAATACGATCATATTATAAAAATGGGAAGAACTCATTTACAAGACGCCGTTCCCATCCGAGTCGGACAAGAATTTAGAGCTTTTTCAGGCCCTGTAAAACGGGATATAGAACGTTTAAAATCAGCCATGTATGAACTTTCTTTCGTGAATATGGGAGCAACTGCAGTAGGAACCGGTTTGAATGCCGATATAAATTATATTCAAAGAGTTGTAGAAGTCTTGTCGGAAGTCACAGGTTTTTCTTTTTCTCAATGTGAAGACCTCGTAGACGGAACCAGAAATTTGGATTCTTTTGTTTATTTATCGTCCATTTTAAAAACTTGTGCAGTCAATCTTTCTAAAACGGCGAATGATATTCGTCTGATGTCCTCCGGACCAAAAGCAGGAATTGCAGAACTGATTCTGCCGCAGGAACAACCCGGTTCTTCGATTATGCCCGGAAAAGTAAATCCGGTAATTCCGGAAGTTATGAATCAAGTCTGCTTCCAAATTTTTGGAAATGATGTTACCATTACAAAAGCAGCCGAAGCTGGACAATTGGAACTGAATGTGTTTGAGCCTGTTTTATTCTTTAACTTATTCCAATCTATTCAAATTTTGACAAATGGAATTCGTACCTTTATAGACAACTGTATTGCAGGGATTCAAGTCAATGAAGAAGATTGCAAATATTGGTTGACAAGAAGTGTCGGAGTTGTAACTGCTCTGAGCCCTCATATCGGATATAAAGTTGCAGCGGAAATTGCAAAATTATCATTGAAGACAGGAAAACCTGTTTATGATTTGGTATT
- a CDS encoding acyl CoA:acetate/3-ketoacid CoA transferase translates to MKIIEAKDVPGLIKNGYFIAVDGFVGIGIPEEILKEIENSFLCENEPRNLSLIFAAGFGDGSEKGLNRLAHRGLLKKVIGGHWGLAPSLGKLAVEEEIEAYNFPQGVLSQMFRDMAAGKPGTLSYVGLETFVDPDINGGKLNSKTSENLVQKIKIEEEDILFFKAPKLDVAILRGTSSDKDGNISFEKEALTLEALSIATAVKNNGGKVFVQVERMVKSISPKDVKIPGILVDYVVISEASNHMQTLSEQFNEMYVSNHLMLQEGGLSDFILDERKIIARRSAMVLGKEKRILNYGIGMPEMIPLVLREEKQEKWFIPTVEPGAIGGTPMGGLNFGASINPTCIIDQPYQFDFYDGGGLDVAFLGLAQCDAVGNINVSKFGPKIAGCGGFINITQNAKEVVFCGTFTAGGLKIKVENGELRIIQEGKIKKFVSNLDQITFSGNLAAGKGKKVLYITERAVFELRKEGLTLIEIAPGIDLQKDILNQMDFVPLIAKDLKQIDAKIYKEEKMELEF, encoded by the coding sequence ATGAAAATAATAGAAGCGAAGGATGTCCCTGGCTTAATAAAAAACGGATATTTTATTGCTGTTGACGGGTTTGTAGGAATAGGAATTCCTGAAGAAATTTTAAAAGAAATTGAGAATTCATTTTTATGCGAAAATGAACCTAGAAATCTTTCTTTAATTTTTGCTGCCGGATTTGGAGACGGTTCAGAAAAAGGATTAAACAGATTAGCACACAGAGGATTGCTGAAAAAAGTGATAGGAGGGCATTGGGGATTGGCACCTTCACTGGGAAAATTGGCAGTTGAGGAAGAGATTGAGGCATATAATTTTCCACAGGGAGTTCTTTCACAAATGTTTCGAGATATGGCAGCGGGAAAACCGGGAACATTATCTTATGTAGGTTTAGAGACTTTTGTGGATCCGGATATCAATGGGGGAAAATTAAATTCCAAAACTTCTGAAAATTTGGTACAAAAAATAAAAATTGAGGAAGAAGACATTTTATTTTTTAAGGCTCCCAAATTGGATGTGGCAATATTGAGAGGAACTTCATCCGATAAAGACGGAAATATTTCCTTTGAAAAAGAAGCTTTGACTTTGGAAGCTTTATCCATTGCTACTGCAGTGAAAAATAATGGAGGAAAAGTATTTGTACAAGTGGAGAGAATGGTAAAATCAATTTCACCGAAAGATGTAAAAATACCGGGAATTTTAGTGGATTATGTTGTGATATCTGAAGCTTCCAATCACATGCAGACGCTTTCCGAGCAATTTAATGAAATGTACGTAAGTAATCATTTGATGCTTCAGGAGGGAGGTTTATCAGATTTTATATTGGATGAACGTAAAATAATTGCCAGACGTTCCGCTATGGTTTTAGGAAAAGAAAAGAGAATCTTGAATTATGGAATCGGAATGCCGGAAATGATTCCTCTTGTTTTACGAGAAGAAAAACAGGAAAAATGGTTTATTCCGACAGTGGAACCGGGAGCCATAGGAGGAACTCCTATGGGAGGGCTAAATTTCGGGGCTTCTATCAATCCGACTTGTATTATCGACCAACCTTATCAATTTGACTTTTATGATGGAGGAGGTTTGGATGTGGCTTTTTTAGGATTAGCTCAATGTGATGCAGTCGGAAACATCAATGTTTCCAAATTTGGACCTAAAATTGCCGGATGTGGAGGATTTATTAATATTACACAAAATGCAAAAGAAGTAGTATTTTGTGGGACCTTTACTGCAGGGGGATTGAAAATAAAAGTAGAAAATGGAGAACTTAGAATTATTCAAGAAGGAAAAATTAAAAAATTTGTTTCCAATTTAGATCAAATTACATTTTCAGGAAACTTGGCTGCCGGAAAAGGAAAAAAAGTCCTATATATTACAGAAAGAGCTGTTTTTGAATTGAGAAAAGAAGGACTTACTTTGATAGAAATTGCACCGGGAATTGATTTACAAAAAGATATCTTGAATCAAATGGATTTTGTTCCCCTGATTGCAAAAGATTTGAAGCAAATAGATGCGAAGATTTATAAAGAAGAGAAAATGGAATTGGAATTTTAA